A part of Onthophagus taurus isolate NC chromosome 7, IU_Otau_3.0, whole genome shotgun sequence genomic DNA contains:
- the LOC111417638 gene encoding proteasome subunit alpha type-4 yields the protein MARRYDTRTTIFSPEGRLYQVEYAMEAISHAGTCLGILANDGILLAAERRNTNKLLDEVFSSEKIYKLNEDMVCSVAGITSDANVLTNELRLIGQRYLFQYGESIPCEQLVSWLCDVKQAYTQYGGKRPFGVSILYMGWDKHYGYQLYQSDPSGNYSGWKATCIGNNSSAAVSSLKQEYKEGDMTLKDAKSLAIKVLSKTLDMTKLTSEKIEMATLKRDDNKTVIHILTSKEVEQLISEHEQAEAAVEAAKKAEKQKS from the exons atg GCTCGTAGATATGATACCAGGACTACAATTTTTTCACCTGAAG GGAGACTCTATCAGGTTGAATATGCTATGGAAGCTATTAGTCATGCTGGTACTTGTTTGGGTATTTTAGCAAATGATGGTATCTTATTAGCAGCGGAGCGTCGTAACACCAATAAACTCCTTGATGAAGTCTTTTCAtctgaaaaaatttataaactcAATGA AGATATGGTATGTAGCGTAGCTGGAATTACATCCGATGCAAATGTATTAACCAACGAACTTCGTTTAATTGGGCAAAGATATTTGTTCCAATATGGAGAATCAATCCCTTGCGAACAATTAGTTTCTTGGTTGTGCGATGTTAAACAAGCTTATACACAATACGGTGGTAAACGACCTTTTGGTGTTTCAATTTTGTATATGGGATGGGATAAACATTACGGATATCAATTGTACCAATCCGATCCAAGTGGAAATTACAGTGGATGGAAAGCCACTTGTATTGGTAATAATAGTTCT GCTGCTGTGTCTAGTTTAAAACAAGAATATAAAGAGGGCGACATGACCTTAAAAGATGCTAAATCCTTGGCTATTAAAGTTTTAAGCAAAACTCTCGATATGACCAAATTAACTTCTGAAAAGATTGAAATGGCCACTTTGAAACGAGATGATAATAAAACCGTCATTCATATTCTCACCAGTAAGGAAGTAGAGCAGTTAATTAGCGAACATGAGCAAGCTGAAGCTGCTGTGGAGGCTGCCAAGAAagcagaaaaacaaaaatcttaa
- the LOC111417637 gene encoding ATP synthase subunit alpha, mitochondrial — protein sequence MSLLSARLAASVARRLPNTVSQAVGVAFPAVSVAARKIHVSGAQNGAEISSILEERILGSAPKADLEETGRVLSIGDGIARVYGLKNIQADEMVEFSSGLKGMALNLEVDNVGVVVFGNDKLIKEGDIVKRTGAIVDVPVGEQLLGRVVDALGNPIDGKGPINTKTRFRVGIKAPGIIPRISVREPMQTGIKAVDSLVPIGRGQRELIIGDRQTGKTALAIDTIINQQRFNAGSDEKKKLYCIYVAIGQKRSTVAQILKRLTDSGAIGYTIIVSATASDAAPLQYLAPYSGCAMGEFFRDNGKHALIIYDDLSKQAVAYRQMSLLLRRPPGREAYPGDVFYLHSRLLERAAKMSDAHGGGSLTALPVIETQAGDVSAYIPTNVISITDGQIFLETELFYKGIRPAINVGLSVSRVGSAAQTKAMKQVAGSMKLELAQYREVAAFAQFGSDLDAATQQLLNRGVRLTELLKQGQYVPMAIEEQVAIIYCGVRGHLDKIDPAKITVFEKEFSAHIKSNHQSLLGSIAKEGKITDDADAQLKKIVQDFLSTFSG from the exons ATGTCGCTTCTATCAGCTCGTCTCGCCGCCTCAGTGGCCAGGCGTTTACCTAACACCGTTTCCCAA GCCGTTGGTGTAGCTTTCCCAGCAGTATCAGTAGCTGCCCGCAAGATCCATGTTTCCGGTGCCCAAAATGGAGCGGAAATCAGTTCGATCCTCGAAGAGCGCATTCTCGGCTCAGCACCGAAAGCTGATTTGGAAGAAACCGGCCGTGTACTCAGCATTGGTGACGGTATTGCTCGCGTTTATGGTTTGAAAAACATCCAAGCTGATGAGATGGTAGAATTCTCATCTGGTCTTAAAGGCATGGCCTTGAATTTGGAAGTCGATAACGTTGGTGTTGTCGTATTTGGTAATGACAAATTGATTAAGGAAGGTGATATCGTCAAACGTACCGGAGCCATCGTAGATGTACCGGTTGGTGAACAACTGTTGGGGCGTGTAGTAGATGCTTTGg gtAACCCAATTGATGGTAAAGGACCGATTAACACCAAAACCCGCTTCCGTGTTGGTATCAAAGCCCCTGGTATCATTCCGCGTATTTCTGTAAGAGAACCTATGCAAACTGGAATCAAAGCTGTAGATTCTTTGGTACCAATTGGTCGTGGACAACGTGAATTGATCATTGGTGATCGTCAAACTGG aaaaactGCCCTCGCTATCGATACGATTATCAACCAACAACGATTCAACGCTGGTAgtgatgaaaagaaaaaattgtattgtatTTACGTTGCTATTGGTCAAAAGAGATCCACTGTCGCTCAAATTTTGAAGCGTCTCACAGACAGTGGTGCTATTGGTTACACCATCATTGTATCTGCCACCGCTTCCGATGCCGCTCCATTGCAATACCTCGCCCCTTACTCTGGCTGTGCCATGGGTGAATTCTTCAGAGATAACGGCAAACATGCTTTAATCATTTACGACGATTTGTCCAAACAAGCCGTTGCTTACCGTCAAATGTCTCTATTGTTGAGACGTCCACCag gtCGTGAGGCTTACCCTGGTGATGTATTCTACCTTCACTCCCGTTTATTAGAACGTGCGGCTAAAATGTCTGATGCGCACGGAGGTGGTTCGCTTACTGCTCTCCCAGTAATTGAAACTCAAGCTGGTGACGTATCAGCTTACATTCCAACCAACGTAATTTCGATCACAGATGGACAAATTTTCTTAGAAACTGAATTGTTCTACAAAGGTATTAGGCCGGCCATCAACGTAGGTTTGTCTGTATCGCGTGTCGGTTCTGCTGCTCAGACCAAGGCCATGAAACAAGTAGCCGGTTCGATGAAACTGGAATTGGCTCAATATCGTGAAGTAGCTGCTTTCGCTCAATTCGGTTCCGATTTGGACGCTGCCACTCAACAATTGTTGAATAGAGGTGTTCGTCTTACCGAATTGTTGAAGCAAGGACAATATGTGCCAATGGCAATTGAAGAACAAGTAGCTATCATCTATTGTGGTGTAAGGGGACATTTGGATAAAATCGATCCAGCGAAAATTACCGTCTTTGAAAAGGAATTCTCTGCGCatattaa atctAACCATCAATCGTTGTTGGGCAGTATTGCAAAAGAAGGAAAGATTACAGATGATGCTGATGCGCAACTTAAGAAGATCGTACAAGATTTCTTGTCGACGTTCAGCGGTTAA
- the LOC111417636 gene encoding uncharacterized protein isoform X2, with translation MFTSVLNLSHWDAKKAVYITEDHLKDLQDHHLDCIRSLYENYNKKIKGKLVTYPQGTNIAIIIRALLSAIIDDLKFPVLIICDSKSICLWHYEMSKIANVIVVNYEKSTINSSHIIITTLEKLKETPLDVDFSIIIGEEIETLINKVVFKRISDAPYKIGFTEKEFVDDDELKILWNIIKWVDSNLVGKLNEFIEIHKDHMNNLRDPYDHIWHRIDWDLSNYQLELANTEYKALLEEWSDRNNFISKVITQGGTKSTKRFLRDNKISPQTKKISLQRNNFVAKMTSSEKLTENNGRDKQLGEKKRIELRNNLKPTKLFQNMNDFIGNTTCGNKRSIQNKSRQLFKKSKSTMNETECIKNPFKKNSQKAKSTNDLDSLQTIFEKDSWIEDIMKDVDVSEISSETDTKETTKIFNCIEDMPFSLSTESKLFKEFNEDFKVVDNIDTNNEVEDFSGLVSSIITQEDEGIYPILDAIINGGPLENAVEKYKIFQENSRSQTSKERTPSPISTVTDQEGGQYPILDAIINGSPLKKAMEEYKSNVLGRRQFKDDIFPFSFKTDLQTKF, from the exons ATGTTTACTTCCGTACTTAATTTGTCACATTGGGATGCTAAAAAAGCCGTCTATATAACAGAGGATCATTTAAAAGACTTACAAGATCATCATCTTGATTGCATAAGAAGTTTATATGAAAACTATAACAAAAAG attaaagGTAAATTAGTAACTTATCCACAAGGGACAAATATTGCTATAATAATACGAGCTTTACTAAGTGCTAtaattgatgatttaaaatttcctgTCCTAATAATATGTGATTCTAAATCAATATGCTTGTGGCATTATGAAATGAGTAAAATTGCAAATGTGATTGTggttaattatgaaaaaagtacAATTAATTCATCACATATTATAATAAcaacattagaaaaattaaaagaaactcCATTAGATGtggatttttcaattattatagGGGAAGAAATTGAAACTTTGATTAATAAGGTGGTTTTTAAAAGGATTAGTGATGCTCCTTATAAAATAGGGTTTActgaaaaagaatttgttgatgatgatgaacTAAAAATACTTTGGAATATTATTAAATGGGTTGACTCAAATTTAGTtggaaaattaaatgaattcatAGA aATACATAAGGACCATATGAACAACTTAAGAGATCCATATGATCATATATGGCATAGAATTGATTGGGATTTATCAAATTACCAATTAGAACTTGCAAATACT GAGTATAAAGCTTTATTAGAAGAATGGAGTGatagaaacaattttatttcaaaagtgATAACACAAGGTGGTACTAAAAGTACTAAACGATTCTTGagagataataaaataagtcctcaaactaaaaaaa TATCATTACagagaaataattttgttgcAAAAATGACTAGTAGTGAGAAATTGACTGAAAATAATGGTAGAGACAAACAACTtggagaaaagaaaagaattgaattgagaaataatttaaaacccACCAAGTTATTCCAAAATATGAATGATTTTATTGGAAATACTACCTGTGGTAATAAAAGATCGattcaaaataaaagtagacaattatttaaaaaaagtaaaagtacCATGAATGAAACTGAATGTATTAAGAAtccatttaaaaagaattctcAGAAAGCTAAATCTACAAATGATTTGGATTCGTTACaaacgatttttgaaaaagattcGTGGATTGAAGATATTATGAAAGATGTAGATGTTTCTGAAATTTCTTCTGAAACCGATACCAAAGAAACCACCAAAATTTTTAACTGTATAGAAGATATGCCTTTTTCTTTATCGACggaatcaaaattatttaaggagTTCAATGAAGATTTTAAAGTTGTAGACAATATTGATACAAATAATGAAGTTGAGGATTTTTCTGGTCTTGTTTCTTCGATAATAACCCAAGAAGACGAGGGAATATACCCTATTTTAGATGCAATTATCAATGGGGGCCCTTTAGAAAATGCTGtggaaaagtataaaattttccaagaaaataGCAGATCTCAAACGAGTAAGGAAAGGACCCCTTCGCCTATATCTACGGTAACAGATCAAGAAGGGGGGCAATACCCCATTTTAGATGCTATAATTAATGGATCGCCTTTAAAAAAAGCTATGGAAGAGTATAAAAGTAATGTTTTGGGGAGACGTCAAtttaaagatgatatttttcctttttcattTAAGACTGATTTACaaacaaagttttaa
- the LOC111417636 gene encoding uncharacterized protein isoform X1 has protein sequence MFTSVLNLSHWDAKKAVYITEDHLKDLQDHHLDCIRSLYENYNKKIKGKLVTYPQGTNIAIIIRALLSAIIDDLKFPVLIICDSKSICLWHYEMSKIANVIVVNYEKSTINSSHIIITTLEKLKETPLDVDFSIIIGEEIETLINKVVFKRISDAPYKIGFTEKEFVDDDELKILWNIIKWVDSNLVGKLNEFIEIHKDHMNNLRDPYDHIWHRIDWDLSNYQLELANTEYKALLEEWSDRNNFISKVITQGGTKSTKRFLRDNKISPQTKKSKSTTNDFDKTNSTIHLVSLQRNNFVAKMTSSEKLTENNGRDKQLGEKKRIELRNNLKPTKLFQNMNDFIGNTTCGNKRSIQNKSRQLFKKSKSTMNETECIKNPFKKNSQKAKSTNDLDSLQTIFEKDSWIEDIMKDVDVSEISSETDTKETTKIFNCIEDMPFSLSTESKLFKEFNEDFKVVDNIDTNNEVEDFSGLVSSIITQEDEGIYPILDAIINGGPLENAVEKYKIFQENSRSQTSKERTPSPISTVTDQEGGQYPILDAIINGSPLKKAMEEYKSNVLGRRQFKDDIFPFSFKTDLQTKF, from the exons ATGTTTACTTCCGTACTTAATTTGTCACATTGGGATGCTAAAAAAGCCGTCTATATAACAGAGGATCATTTAAAAGACTTACAAGATCATCATCTTGATTGCATAAGAAGTTTATATGAAAACTATAACAAAAAG attaaagGTAAATTAGTAACTTATCCACAAGGGACAAATATTGCTATAATAATACGAGCTTTACTAAGTGCTAtaattgatgatttaaaatttcctgTCCTAATAATATGTGATTCTAAATCAATATGCTTGTGGCATTATGAAATGAGTAAAATTGCAAATGTGATTGTggttaattatgaaaaaagtacAATTAATTCATCACATATTATAATAAcaacattagaaaaattaaaagaaactcCATTAGATGtggatttttcaattattatagGGGAAGAAATTGAAACTTTGATTAATAAGGTGGTTTTTAAAAGGATTAGTGATGCTCCTTATAAAATAGGGTTTActgaaaaagaatttgttgatgatgatgaacTAAAAATACTTTGGAATATTATTAAATGGGTTGACTCAAATTTAGTtggaaaattaaatgaattcatAGA aATACATAAGGACCATATGAACAACTTAAGAGATCCATATGATCATATATGGCATAGAATTGATTGGGATTTATCAAATTACCAATTAGAACTTGCAAATACT GAGTATAAAGCTTTATTAGAAGAATGGAGTGatagaaacaattttatttcaaaagtgATAACACAAGGTGGTACTAAAAGTACTAAACGATTCTTGagagataataaaataagtcctcaaactaaaaaaagtaaaagtacaacaaatgattttgataaaactaaTTCAACAATTCATTTAGTATCATTACagagaaataattttgttgcAAAAATGACTAGTAGTGAGAAATTGACTGAAAATAATGGTAGAGACAAACAACTtggagaaaagaaaagaattgaattgagaaataatttaaaacccACCAAGTTATTCCAAAATATGAATGATTTTATTGGAAATACTACCTGTGGTAATAAAAGATCGattcaaaataaaagtagacaattatttaaaaaaagtaaaagtacCATGAATGAAACTGAATGTATTAAGAAtccatttaaaaagaattctcAGAAAGCTAAATCTACAAATGATTTGGATTCGTTACaaacgatttttgaaaaagattcGTGGATTGAAGATATTATGAAAGATGTAGATGTTTCTGAAATTTCTTCTGAAACCGATACCAAAGAAACCACCAAAATTTTTAACTGTATAGAAGATATGCCTTTTTCTTTATCGACggaatcaaaattatttaaggagTTCAATGAAGATTTTAAAGTTGTAGACAATATTGATACAAATAATGAAGTTGAGGATTTTTCTGGTCTTGTTTCTTCGATAATAACCCAAGAAGACGAGGGAATATACCCTATTTTAGATGCAATTATCAATGGGGGCCCTTTAGAAAATGCTGtggaaaagtataaaattttccaagaaaataGCAGATCTCAAACGAGTAAGGAAAGGACCCCTTCGCCTATATCTACGGTAACAGATCAAGAAGGGGGGCAATACCCCATTTTAGATGCTATAATTAATGGATCGCCTTTAAAAAAAGCTATGGAAGAGTATAAAAGTAATGTTTTGGGGAGACGTCAAtttaaagatgatatttttcctttttcattTAAGACTGATTTACaaacaaagttttaa
- the LOC111417635 gene encoding ATP-dependent RNA helicase vasa: MDEDWDDPTPVVINNFDSGKAFSRGRGFSSNVDNDPPGGNWDDTPTFDSNNGNYGAGSGRFDKPRGRGRGGGRGDFRGGRGGRGGRGGFDGNLNGDGDSYRGDDRDGDDRPSRGGRGGGRGFRGGSRGGGGDRGGGDRGGGFGDGGNEQEEKKREIYIPPDPTQDENEMFHSGNTSGINFMKYDNIEVKTNGENVPAPIKSFEESNLRQLILENVKKSGYNKPTPIQKHAIPIIMNDRDLMGCAQTGSGKTAAFLLPIINRLLAMQSELPATDGSSAEPSAVIISPTRELSIQIFEQARKFAYGSYLKISVVYGGTSVNYQKSALLKGCNILVATPGRLSDFVGKGVVRFDSCKYVVLDEADRMLDMGFLPVVEEMMSHSTMSDVADKNMLMFSATFPDEIQMLAGKFLNNYIFVAVGIVGGACADVEQVFYEVEKFKKRQKLLDILREEGTDKTLIFVETKRMADFLATFLSENDCSTTSIHGDRLQRERETALNEFKAGIRNILVATGVAARGLDIKDVKHVINFDLPKDIEEYVHRIGRTGRVGNRGKATSLFDGDTDRQLASHLVKILKQADQPIPDWLEKSGQGRSMYESSSFGGEDVRGDSYGQDRQTIAQDFVAEKDEEW; this comes from the exons ATGGATGAAGATTGGGATGATCCGACTCCGGTCGTTATAAAT AACTTTGATTCCGGAAAAGCCTTTTCCAGAGGTCGAGGATTCTCCAGCAACGTTGACAACGATCCTCCCGGTGGCAATTGGGATGATACCCCTACATTTG attcaAACAATGGTAATTATGGTGCTGGCTCCGGACGATTTGATAAACCACGGGGTAGAGGTAGAGGGGGAGGTCGCGGGGATTTTAGAGGAGGACGTGGAGGCCGAGGTGGTCGTGGTGGTTTTGATGGGAACTTAAATGGAGATGGTGATAGTTATAGAGGAGACGATCGAGATGGAGATGACCGGCCTAGTAGAGGTGGAAGAGGGGGCGGGCGTGGATTTCGCGGGGGGTCGCGTGGAGGAGGTGGTGATCGAGGTGGAGGAGACAGAGGAGGTGGGTTTGGAGATGGCGGAAACGAGCAGGAAGAAAAGAAGAGGGAAATTTATATTCCTCCAGATCCCACACAGGATGAAAACGAAATGTTCCATTCTGGAAACACATCTGggatcaattttatgaaatacgATAATATTGAAGTAAAG acTAATGGAGAAAACGTTCCAGCTCCAATTAAATCTTTTGAAGAGTCAAATCTCAGACAATTAATCTtagaaaatgttaagaaatcCGGCTACAATAAACCGACGCCGATTCAAAAACACGCCATTCCTATCATAATGAACGATCGTGATTTAATGGGCTGTGCTCAAACAGGTTCAGGAAAAACC gCAGCATTCCTTTTACCTATAATAAATAGATTATTAGCTATGCAATCTGAATTACCCGCTACCGACGGTTCATCCGCTGAACCATCCGCTGTTATAATTTCTCCCACAAGAGAACTTAGCATTCAAATCTTTGAACAAGCTCGAAAATTCGCGTATGGGTCGTACCTCAAAATTAGCGTGGTTTATGGAGGAACTTCAGTTAATTATCAGAAATCGGCTCTACTCAAGGGTTGTAATATTTTAGTAGCGACGCCTGGACGATTAAGCGACTTTGTGGGAAAGGGTGTCGTTAGATTCGATTCGTGCAAATACGTTGTTTTGGATGAAGCAGATAGAATGCTTGATATGGGATTTTTACCGGTCGTTGAAGAAATGATGTCTCATTCTACAATGAGCGACGTG GCCGATAAGAATATGTTGATGTTTTCTGCAACTTTTCCGGATGAAATTCAAATGTTGGCTGGAAAATTCCTTAATAACTACATTTTTGTGGCTGTGGGAATTGTTGGGGGAGCTTGTGCCGACGTAGAACAAGTCTTTTATGAAGTAGAAAAGTTTAAGAAGAGACAAAAACTTCTTGATATCTTAAGAGAAGAAG gaaCCGACAAGACTTTGATATTCGTCGAAACCAAACGAATGGCAGACTTTTTGGCTACATTTCTCAGCGAAAATGATTGTAGTACGACCAGTATTCATGGTGATCGTTTACAACGGGAGCGTGAAACGGCCCTTAACGAATTCAAAGCTGGcattagaaatattttagttGCTACCGGCGTTGCAGCTCGCGGTTTGGATATTAAAGACGTTAAACACGTTATCAATTTTGATCTCCCAAAGGATATTGAGGAGTATGTTCATCGTATTGGACGTACTGGACGAGTTG gaAATCGTGGTAAAGCAACGAGTTTATTTGATGGCGACACAGATAGACAATTAGCAAGTCATTTAGTGAAAATATTAAAGCAAGCAGACCAACCAATTCCTGATTGGCTAGAAAAGTCGGGACAAGGAAGAAGTATGTACGAGTCTTCATCGTTTGGTGGCGAAGATGTTCGCGGAGACAGTTATGGCCAAGATCGGCAAACGATCGCTCAGGACTTTGTTGCGGAAAAGGATGAAGAATGGTAA
- the LOC111417639 gene encoding luciferin 4-monooxygenase-like, whose protein sequence is MSEEFLIHGPNRLIPIPEISIGKRIYDSLKEAGPEEVAYIDVKTERFLTHNDFLKLTCRLARALQNCGYKSNDVISISGENNNYFFVPVVAGFYLGMISAPLNHNYTERELLHSAGIAKPKIIFCSKTKLKTYLDLQRKVDYIERIIIMDPMDKTSGFDTIEDFIEKHCEKNFKEDDLKITEVNIFEHLACILYSSGTTGFPKGVMTTHDNIAMRMSHFRDPRIHAAGPETIMGCLPFFHGYGFMTNVTGLAKKNKIVVMQRFEEAKFLKAIEKFKINNISIVPPIMNFLVKNPMVDNYDLTSLHEITCGAAPLSHELEQAAGKKFSYVSNLRQGYGLTEATLAITMMPSNERRSGSSGKVVPEMTVKICDPETRKSLGPNQIGEICVKGRMVTKGYYGDEKATKTCFTEDGWLLTGDLAYYDKDGYFYVVDRLKELIKYKAFQVAPAELEAILIANPRIKDAGVVGKPDDEAGEVATAFIVKSDQSLTEDEVKKVISDQLSKPKHLHGGVYFVNEIPKNPSGKILRRQLRDLLVKQKSKL, encoded by the exons ATTGACGTTAAAACGGAACGTTTTTTAACTCACAacgatttcttaaaattaacatGTCGCCTTGCAAGAGCTCTACAAAATTGCGGTTACAAATCCAACGATGTAATCTCAATTTCcggtgaaaataataattacttcTTCGTGCCGGTTGTTGCTGGGTTCTATTTAGGGATGATTAGCGCACCATTAAATCATAATTACACCGAGA gAGAATTATTACATTCAGCTGGTATagcaaaaccaaaaattatattttgttccaaaacaaaattaaaaacataccTGGATTTACAACGAAAGGTTGATTATATTGAAAGAATCATTATTATGGACCCAATGGATAAAACGAGTGGTTTCGATACCATTGAGGATTTTATCGAAAAGCATtgcgaaaaaaattttaaagaagatgATCTTAAAATCACTGaggttaatatttttgagcaTTTAGCTTGTATTTTGTATTCTTCGGGAACAACTGGATTTCCAAAAGGAGTTATGACCACGCACGATAATATTGCGATGAGAATGAGTCATTTTAG agATCCAAGAATTCATGCAGCTGGTCCAGAAACTATTATGGGATGTTTACCATTTTTTCACGGATATGGTTTTATGACCAACGTCACGGGTTTGgctaaaaaaaacaaaatagttGTAATGCAACGTTTTGAAGAggcaaaatttttaaaagccatcgaaaagtttaaaatcaacaacatCTCGATTGTTCCACCAATTATGAACTTTTTGGTTAAAAATCCTATGGTTGATAATTACGATTTAACAAGTCTCCATGAAATTACTTGCGGAGCCGCACCTTTAAGTCATGAATTAGAACAAGCAGCAggaaaaaa attCTCCTACGTTTCTAATCTTCGTCAAGGTTACGGGTTAACAGAAGCAACGCTAGCTATAACAATGATGCCATCGAATGAACGAAGAAGTGGTTCATCAGGAAAAGTGGTCCCTGAAATGACCGTAAAAATATGTGACCCTGAAACAAGAAAAAGTTTAGGTCCAAATCAAATCGGCGAAATTTGCGTTAAAGGAAGAATGGTAACCAAAGGTTATTACGGAgatgaaaaagcaacaaagaCTTGTTTCACCGAAGATGGGTGGCTTCTCACAGGCGATTTAGCCTATTACGATAAAGATGGCTACTTTTACGTCGTCGATcgattaaaagaattaatcaAATACAAAGCTTTTCAAGTAGCTCCAGCCGAATTAGAAGCCATTTTGATTGCAAACCCTAGGATTAAAGACGCGGGAGTTGTTGGAAAACCCGACGATGAAGCTGGAGAAGTTGCCACtgcttttattgttaaatctGATCAAAGTTTAACAGAAGACGAAGTCAAAAAGGTTATATCAG atcaaTTATCTAAACCAAAACATCTTCATGGTGGAGTTTATTTTGTCAATGAAATTCCTAAAAATCCAagtggaaaaatattaaggaGGCAATTACGTGATTTATTGGTgaaacaaaaaagtaaattgtaa